Proteins found in one Paenibacillus borealis genomic segment:
- a CDS encoding DUF1349 domain-containing protein, which produces MRIVAWQDGVWSNEPVSSRIAAGALVAEAAEGSDYWQKTMYGFQHDNGHALLTPWEDSEAIEVSFSLDGFTELYDQAGIMLWHSDKVWIKAGIELNDGIPHVGAVVTDGYSDWSLSPVPEWTGEIITLRASRMKDAVILRARTDSHPWRTIRVARFPYETGKQAGPFLCAPTRPGFQVTFTRWAASAPDTDVHTDPPVR; this is translated from the coding sequence ATGAGAATAGTAGCGTGGCAGGACGGCGTATGGAGTAACGAGCCCGTATCCAGTAGGATTGCAGCAGGAGCGCTAGTGGCGGAAGCTGCGGAAGGCAGCGATTATTGGCAAAAAACGATGTATGGCTTCCAGCATGACAACGGGCACGCCCTGCTGACACCCTGGGAGGATTCGGAGGCTATCGAAGTCAGCTTTTCGCTGGACGGGTTCACAGAGCTGTATGATCAGGCAGGTATTATGCTGTGGCATAGTGATAAAGTATGGATCAAAGCGGGTATTGAGCTGAATGATGGGATTCCGCATGTGGGCGCCGTTGTAACCGACGGCTACTCGGACTGGTCGCTGTCTCCTGTTCCGGAATGGACGGGTGAGATAATCACCCTCCGGGCTTCACGGATGAAGGATGCCGTTATCCTCAGAGCCAGAACAGACAGCCATCCTTGGCGTACAATCAGGGTCGCCCGTTTTCCATATGAGACGGGAAAGCAGGCAGGACCCTTCCTGTGTGCTCCAACCCGGCCGGGATTTCAGGTAACCTTTACACGGTGGGCGGCTTCAGCTCCTGATACCGATGTGCATACGGACCCGCCGGTACGGTAA